ATCTCAGTTTGAGACAGTTTCTACGACATTTGTGCTCTTTAagtccctctctctctctctctcacacacacacacacttatatgTATTTCATTGCAACCGTATCCGACACACACTCTTCCAACACAGCTACTTTCTCCTCTAATTCTAGCCCTAACTAagctcatctctctctctctctctctctctctctctcgttccaACACTCCTCCCTGGAAAGACCAAACCCTCTTCAGTTCTTTActataaacacaaaaaaatgatGAACAGCTTTGCTTCACAACAAAGGCAAGAGTCCCTGAAGAGGAGGTGGCAGGAGAGGCGGCTCTCCGCCGTAGACGGCCACCAGCCCCCGCCCTCGCCCAGCGTCTACCGGCGGCCATCGTTTATGGCCAACCCAAGCAGTACTACTATTCAGAGTTTTCCTGTTGGGTTTGAGGAGGACTTATTAGTTTCGAGCGTTGTGCCGCCGGTGACGGTGGTGCTGGAAGGGCGGTCCATCTGCCAGCGGATCAGCCTCCACAAGCACGGCAGCTACCAGAGCCTTGCGAGGGCGCTCCGCCAGATGTTCGTCGACGGGGGCGCCGGACCGGTCGCTTCGGACAGTGATGTTGATCTTTCGAATGCAGTTCCCGGCCACCTCATTGCCTATGAAGACATGGAAAACGATCTTCTTCTAGTTGGTGACCTCAACTGGAAGTAAGTTCTTCTTGCTTGATATTCACTACTCTTAGCATCGGATATGCACGCCACATCTCGCATACACACATAAACTAAGAGAtaagataatataaaagatttaTGTGATTCGATCTCTCACAAcaaatgatatataattaattcaCTTAATAAGTAGTTTTGCATTAAAAAGAACTACAAACTATCTAAGATCCTAACCAAAATTTTTGCATGGGCCAAGTTAAAAACTGTTGCAATCATCACAACTTCAAATAATTGGTGATTGGACTCAAGTTATCAAGTTTGTGTGCCGCAAATTTAGAACCCACAACATAATAATCTTTCTACATATCTTCTCATATGTTAATAATGATTCATtaatacctatatatatatcctagaGGGGCttattgataaataattctaacaagatcAAGCCTTTTATACGTATCTATTTCTATATCCTGTTTCCAGTTTTTATTTGAGAGACTCTTAAGAGATACATGATTTGCGTATATgaaagttttaaattaaaaaaatatgtttttcatagTTTTACTTATATGACTAAATACTGTTGGGTTAATTGAGGAGTTAAACCCAAAGAGATCTAATTAATGGTTTTGGAGTGAATTAgtctctgatctctctctttgATTTCTCCAGAGATTTTGTGAGAGTTGCCAAGAGAATCCGCGTAATTCCAGTGAAGGAGAATTCAAGGAAGGGAAGACGAggagcttaattaattaattcattagaGTCGCAGCTGGCATGGAGATCGATTTTGCAGGATGATggatccatatatatatatataatgattaaaattaaaccaaattaacCCTAGCTTTCTTATTGGGCACGTGATGAACAAGTGTGTACTCAAAGCATGGTCGATGTGAAGTTGCTTGTCTCTAATTTCTTGAATAAAATTGCTTCCATTTTCAATATATACGTATACTTCTTTAATTTCATTGCTTGAAGCATTAAGTATGATCAGCAGTAGTTTTATTGTGACGAAATGCATGCTTGTTTGTACGTATATATGTTACTTCAACCGATCGAAGCTTCTCTACTTCAATAAGCGATCTTGCGTTGTGAAGGATATGAGTTTTCAAACTTTGTTGTCAGGTTATGGCTACGACCTTCTTGCTTTTGCTTTATCCTTGATAAGATTTCTCTACTTAtcgaaaaaataaagaaagaaaaaagcagAAGAAAAAGGTGCAATAAATAAGATTGATTGAAAGTTTGCTTTGacagaaacaataaaaagaggagagattTATAATCATGTATCATAAATTTGAgtagttttttttgtttattattgttaaaGATAAGTTTGTATCTCAGAGTGAGAATGGGGCTTAACTTAGAAAACACTATCTCGAAATAGTTTGGTTTaattagtataattgtaattgCAATTTTACATTTGTAAGCATGCACggttatgaatttttataattgTATTTGTGATATGTcttaatattagatttagattacatcaagaatattttaatatattttaattagtcaaattcatatttttgtccctataattttatgtttttttctgTACAATGATTTGagcttttcattattttgattacatattTATGGATTAtgtattttcgagtcaattgcaTACTTTATCAAAATTGAGTTGGAGCATACAATATGGGTGCTAAAATGTCCAATTTATCCCTCTATCCTCTACAACCCATTTCCAAGAAACTCTCCTTGTTGACCGCTAGGGATGtcaattgcaaccgaaatcgTGGGAAATCGAATCGAAATCGAACCAGTCAACGTAGTTAAAAActgtttgactgggtaatggtttggtttgggaaaaAAGCGAACATTGTTTCAACGAGTatagtttggttatggtttttactAGATCCAAACCAAAACTCGAAGCAAAACTGAACTGAATGTGTAGGTAATCGAACTAAACTGaaccgaatatacatatatatataatagatatttatttatttaatatattatatatacacataatatatatattgactaatgcatttttttataagtattttaacttatgcattacaaatatataaaatatttaacatttataaagtaattaacaaataaaaataaaacctaatcttaaattattttatttttatcaatcaaataattatatccaaggagtttgaagttaatttgtaactttatgcaagaagaagataactttattagagtttgtctttgtttgttgtggagttatatatcaaaaatttttataaatgtcATTTGCAaaagtttgtctttatttgttggtatggatcaaactaaaaaaatcatggttaaaattgaaatcgaaccgaaactgaatggtttggttatggttttagtagtttaagtttggtttgattatggttttggcaaaaactgaaacaaaaccaaaccattgccaaccctattGACTGCCATCTTCGTCACAACTTCTTGCTTCAATGGTCAGAAACAATTGGGATGTAGAGgatggagaagaaaatgggttagGGTAAAGAGGGTTTGCAAGGGATGAGGGATTGGTGGAGATAGTGGCTGGCAACGAGATTGGGTGGGCGGTGTGGCAAGACAAAAAAATTCCAATGATGAGGTAGGGGAGGTGGTCGATGATAAGTACAAAGGATGGCGAGAAGTTGTTCCAGTTgctggagagaaagaaagagtagATGAGATGCTAAATAAAGAAGGAACTGAAGAGACGttggagagaaaaagagatgagacactacaagaaaaacaagttttagcgacagaaaaatccattgctaaaacgtaaaattccgtcgctaaactAATTTGTGACGGAATTAGTGACGGacaaaaaccgtcgctaaaagtgacgtcgctgaaatttagcggCGGAAAATAGCGACGggtaatttagcgacggaattgtTCGTCGCTGATTTAGCAACGGACTTTTTCGTCgctgatttagcgacggaaagttCCGCAGTTAAATTAGCGATGGAactttccgttgctaaattagcgacggaaaagtCCGTCGCTAAAATCAGCGACGGACAATTCTGTTGCTAAAtcagttaaaattaaaataaaaaaatgaaattagcGACGGCCACTTTGTCCGTCGCTGgtttccaaaaaaataattaaaaaaattaaaaattaaaaaataaaaaataaaaataattaaaaaataaaaattaattcaggGACGGGAACAGCCCCGTCGctaattatttagaaaataaaaaaataaaaattattatttattaatttataaaaaattatatatataaaattttttattttaaaattttataaaataaattataattcatataaattaattattaaataaatttaaaattgttgtttattttattaaattaaattattaatttatatattttaaacactgattaattaaataaatagaaaataaaaataaaaattattaattaattaacaaaaattatatacaaataaaatttttaataattaacaatttttttattgaatgaaCGGTATTGAAAAttgactaaattaattaatttgtatattttaaaattattgtattttaattaataatttatatatttgtatttattctaattaatttatttataattaacaatttattttttctcaaaatttattaattaatttacagataaaaataaaattaaaatattttaaatttaaattcatataaatatgtaagaaaggaatatgaaattcaagtaaagaaaatgaaattcacataaaatacataaatattcgATTACACTTAATTATCATCACCCTCATTATCTTCATTATCATCAATTGGGTCTCCACTCAATGGGCCTGTCGATGGTCCAGCAGCAAATGTAGATTGATTAAATACTGTCGCCATCATTTGATTCATTTGGTCCTTCCACACCGCCATCTCTTGCTGCCACTGCCGTAACTCCGCATTCTCCGCAATTATATGGGTGATTGTCTGCCTCATTTCTTGATTTTGGTTGCACAGCTCCTCATTTATCTGGGTGACCCTCAAATTCATTTGTTCAAAATCATGTGACATGAACCCACCACATGAACTACTGGAGGTGCTACGAGATCCACCTGGGTAAGACTCTTTACCTTGAGACCCGAGGCAGTAAATACGACCCTTTTTGTTCCTACTAGATACAGCCTTATAGAAGATGTGGTGCTGGTCGACTGCAGGTGAAGAGGGCGAATCACTGTCGACAGATGCTGAAGATGTCTCTGCATTTAATCTCTCAAACACCTcctacataaattaaaatatcaacacttttaagtaataattttttcattaaatttagttaataatttatataaattcaattaccGCAACGCCttttgatctattatcaacccacacttcttgACCTTGATCATCCTTCTGAGTGTGGGTTTTTctgaaaagttcaaattcaatagGCTCGCTATTTAATTCCCTTGCCTACAAGacaaatgtataaaataaataagataaaataaaaaccaccaTATAAGTtcttaaaattacatttaagtaaaaaattaccATCCTTCTTCGACTCTCAGTGAAAGGAATGGATCCGCCCGTGTGAATTGACCCACCAGTCATAGAGGcgcgattttttttattttgttcagcCCTTTTCTTGTATTGCTCATCATTCCACTTTTCTTGCAATGCCCTCTGCACGTCCGGATCCATCCAAGCACCCGTATTAGCACCACTTTTAATCTTGTTCAAActgtttttgaaactttttcGACCTGACGcattccaagtgatccatatacgatcactctcCTTCGGTTgccacttgtactttttctacAACATGTTAAAAaagaatgaatatatataaaattataaatttaaacttttatataattaagaattgcaattatACTTACGCTAAATTCTTCCAACCACATCTGTCGCGTTATTTCTGGCACTTCATCCCATTGAAGCCAAGGTTCAGTATACCGTCTCTTCTAAATCTTTGTTTGATCAGCTGGTGGGCTGTCCGGCTAATTTTATCCcgcaagtggacggatcgtgacaagtaatacagtgatgaatagagtgtcgtacccacgaggactaacttttgacgtttactctaattgatttaaccttaacctaacacacacattaacaaagacttcaactgtaatgaaaactagtttactaataaaagacgcaaacaaaacaatttctttgattcaaaaaactctcaaagttagggcactagggtttgtgaatccaccgttggccttctatgattcaattattcattactcgggtcttgctattccttatcttaggttgaaaatcgataatccaattacaaccaaaagcctctctcgatggtcattcagttctatgtatatatatgagattaactatctctaatCAACCTTcgaatatataaacatgcattcaatcacggagatcatgacaaaatgatttcatataGGGTATAAcagtatctctacctattatagaaCCCTACGTAGTTAgctaccatgtctaatccatattaaatctctcgaaagcaatacaaatcacaaatatgttttaatggtgatcaagcatcaaaacaacattataaacatagcaaacaatcaacccgaatggataagaaaatagcaaatcgaataactttaaatcaaaccattagaagtcgaggtttcatcattcaccctagttataaacacttagctatgcatgctctcaatcaaaagaaaaaggaaagagttggaatccatagcaaagaattgaagaagaaaagaaaaatacaacccaatagTAAAATCTTCAATCTTCCGTCGGCTTCTCTTCCATGCCAAAAAAACTCTCAAAACCCTTcaaaataagtctttatatagtggtTTTTAGGTTATTAAAGTCGTGCATAGTGaaaactctcatttttcattgattTGGACGGGGATGGGCCGAAATTGAGCTTTGATTTGAAGTTCAGAACGCTACCAcggtcctaccgcggtatgcttgttgctgcagacccgtgagctccagatagcaattcctaaagcggtcctacagcggtatgcattccgctgtaggaccgtgagctccagaaactaaacattaaagcggtcctacagcggtatgcattccgctataGGCctgctagccttcttctttagcctcttgctttatcatcttccactttttggctcttgataatcttttgctttcttttgcattGATACCCAACcttgcctccaagctttatttcaccCCCATCATGCatcaaaatcactctttttgctccaagtgtattcaacacatgctccacatctacataaccatatatagaaccaaatcaagtagaaatcatgctcattgaatgtataaatgctaagtttatagactaaaataagtgtataaaagacacttatcatgGGCC
The sequence above is a segment of the Diospyros lotus cultivar Yz01 chromosome 7, ASM1463336v1, whole genome shotgun sequence genome. Coding sequences within it:
- the LOC127806646 gene encoding auxin-responsive protein IAA33; translation: MMNSFASQQRQESLKRRWQERRLSAVDGHQPPPSPSVYRRPSFMANPSSTTIQSFPVGFEEDLLVSSVVPPVTVVLEGRSICQRISLHKHGSYQSLARALRQMFVDGGAGPVASDSDVDLSNAVPGHLIAYEDMENDLLLVGDLNWKDFVRVAKRIRVIPVKENSRKGRRGA